The Drosophila simulans strain w501 chromosome 3R, Prin_Dsim_3.1, whole genome shotgun sequence genome contains the following window.
GATCAATTGCACTATCAACAGGCGGCGCTGCAGCGTTTGGAGCCCGGTCTTTACCTGGGCTACCTAAAGATGCAATGCTCCATGGACCAGATTCAGGTGGTAGTGCCCGTGAAAACGCCGAATGTCTTGCCCCACTGCAAGGTGCGCGAAAACAGTCATATAACGGCCGAGGAGTGGCAGGTGCTCCACCGTTGCAGTAGCGATCCTCTACGCCTGCCGTTGGACTTCAGCGCTCAAGGAGGAGATGCAGCCTCTGGAGGAACAGCTACTACGGAGGTGCAACGCCTATTTCTTTACGATCTCACCAATGCAATGCACAAACTGTTTGCCAGCATGAACATCAAAATCGCTGATGCAACCACCCACCGCCTGTACGACGTGGAGGTGATTGAGCATAGTCCGGACATTAGCTTTCTCGTGGTGTGTCCATCCGCTGAGTCCTCATGCGCCGTGCCCGGTCAGTCTGAGTTACTGCTTCAGCGGGATGACTTGGCTAGCTTGAGTATCCAGGCCTTTGAGATGATTCACCTGCGCACTTATCAACCGGCCATCATTCAGAAGTACGCCCGTTTATCTTGCATCCTTGAATTGGACACTGCACTGGCCACACATTCGCTTCGCGAGGCATTCTCCAGCAGTGAACTGCAGGCGGCCAAGGAACGCTTGGCCACGCTACAGGAGCTCAGTGCGAGTCTAACCATTGTGTGGAAAAGTGTACGATGGCTAATGGATGTGGTGGCATATGCGCGAAACAAAAACGCTCAACCCTCGTTGGCTATGCGAGAAATTCTGGACTTTGCACAGCAAAGACAGGATGAATCGGTAGCGACATCGGCAGGAGGTTCCGCGAACaaacagctgctgcagctgcccaTCCGAGAGAGCAAGTTCTCCAAGACTGGCCAGGGAAGAGGCAGTTGGCCCGGTCCGGGAACTAGTGAAGATCAATCGCAGAACAAGCCGGAGCACTCTAAGTCTGAACAGAATCTGGAACTGAGTGCTATCACGCCAGTGGAACCTGCAACCAATCAAGTTCctacacagcagcagcagccgcagcagcaatcgcagcaacagcaactctTACAAGTTTCCAACATCAGCGAATATGCGGGATCAATTTGCTCTGAAGTATCATTTAGAAAGAACAGTGGCGACTCCATGAGCTCCACCTACACGTCCCGGAGCTTCTACTCTGCCGTGGACTCAGCCTCAGATGGAAATAGCACAAACAGTGTGTTTGCCATTCCGCCTTCTCGTTCCGACGACACTCTGGCGGATGCACTGCGCCACTCGCAAGCGGTAGCTGCGCAACGCAAACGAACCAGCTCTAATATCGCATCTCATACCAATCCCTTGATTACGGTACACAGCTCTAGCTCAGCTCCATATCTGGCTGGATCCAGTGTTTCCTTGAGAAGCGGCAACGGAGCTTTCGCAACGGATTTGGAACACAAGCCCCTGAAGCCAGCGACAAAGGCAGCATCTAGTGCAAACCTGCGCGAAGGTGGACCCTACTTGAAAAGCACGTTAGCTGAGCTACGAGCTGTTGGAGGTGAGGAGCCGGTGGCCAGTACATCGAAGGCCTCTTCGATGAAGAGCTTGTCCCGGCAGAGCAGCGAAGAGGATTCCGCCAGCTGTTCCAGTCTCAACGCAGAGCAGACATCGGGGATCATTCAAGTCTATACCGCCTACAGTACGGGTCTGGCCAGTGGAACCAGCTTAAAGATTCATGTAACTCCGAAGACGACTGCCCGCGAAGTGATTAACCTGGTGGTGAAGCAACTTAACATGGCCGTGGTTCTCAAGGGGAACAATGGCCCCATCTATGGACCCGAGATGCTAGAGAACTTTTGCCTGGTGGCGGTGATTGGAGCACGGGAACGCTGCCTGCGAGATGACTTCAAACCGCTGCAACTGCAGAATCCCTGGAAGAAGGGCCGTCTGTACGTCCGGAAGAAGCATGAGCTGCTGGCGGCCATCGAACACTCCAATCGGAAGTCGCATTTGATCTGAGCAATCGGACTCAAATCCCACTGGAATTGGAGAAGCATCGAAGGAATGAGGCACGCTATACTGTTAGTGGTGGCAAGAAGATCTGTAGAGATTTAGGAACTTAAGATTTAGGTGCCCGAAAGTAGGCAAATAACTTGGTTGATACACCATTGATTATGTTTTCGAATCTTTTGCGATTTTTCGGCAAGCCGGTATTATCGTATCAGCCGTTCCGATTCTTGTTAGATTTAGTTGTGCTTTCGTTTTTGGGTTCATCCAATCACCATTCCCAAATCCTTCCACCCTGTCCAGGGCAATGATCGTTGACCAATTCCAGAATTAGACTGAATTACTTATGTATGCTGCAATGGCAAACTGatgaaattgtaattgaaatggtattatattttcaatagtTATACATTCAACATTacccaggcaaacaaacacacacacgaatcggactaaacaaaaaaagattgTTGTTAGTTGTTCTAGAGTATTGAAGGTTACGCCCGTACATAAGTAGTATGTATGAatgttatataaatattatgcatcaatgtattttattgtatGTATTGTAGTTTAGTaaacaaatgttttgattgtatttttgtggcatttttagGGGCACATTTTTTGATCTAAATGTTAAATCGATAAATACGGaacacaaaaccaaatcaaatcaaatcgatgGCGAAACTCAAAGAACAGATGTCAATACGCATTTTAAGTGTCACTCTTGATGTctttcatgtgtgtgtgttcttaATAATTGCAATTCCATCggattaaacaaataatttagctGTAATCAATTGCTTAGtatgtaaacaaaaatcacCGCAACAAAAATGATAACGAAACCGgaagatattttttaaaaatatattggcACAACTAAATGttgaaaaaaagcaaaaattataggcaactgcaaattgaaactcaattgtttgtgtttattaaTTGTAGCAATGCGATATTTCCAAGCCCATAACCCAATATACTTCACTCAGCAATTGTCTCGCCGAGATTCCCACACTTGATAATCCTATACCCCACTTCCACAATCTACTCAACTGTTGGCCCACTTGGAAACCATACTATTAACGTGGCTATCTCAATGTGCAAAGCCGTATGTGTCTATAAATAACTAGTCTACTCTGTACTCTCTCAATAGGAAATACCATAAGTAAATTAGATGAAATTCTTCAGatacacgtacatatatatgtatctgttgTGAATCGGTAGACAAAGCAGCAGTTTTCAGTGTCAAGCTCATAATGTCccaattaaagtttatttccATTGGACGACAAGTCGAATTTAGATTGGAGTCGCCGGTCGTGAAAAGTATACATTTTGAATCTTATGAGAAACTAGACGAGAACACTTACTTTAAAAGAATGTGCAACACTGGAGTCCAGAACACAGATATCGAACTATTTAAGATGTCTACGACCAAAGCAAACGATTTTTGTACgtttttttcctgttttttgtGATGGCGTCAGGCGGGCGATtttgatacattttttacTCTATGGTTTACCAGTCCTAGGGCTCGACAAACAGCAACGAACGTAGTTAAGTTCTGACCACAAAAGATACCCCAAGATACTGACCCGATGACGACCCCCTTGCGTTCACAGCCCGGTTTCAGATTTGTATTAACGCCACCCAATTGCctcgattccattcgattcgatgcgaTTCGAATGGTACCCGGAATGGTCGAACGAACAACAACGAATGTAAACAAGTTCCGAACTGAGTGGCCAG
Protein-coding sequences here:
- the LOC6729137 gene encoding uncharacterized protein LOC6729137 isoform X4, yielding MEFLLPHSRTDSQSNSQSQLCISRHSQPKNAKLRDDHDETGSSELDSPPLGDENASANGQLSVHRQPVQLRSKIPGNTPHPRASKMSKKQLKLAQAQLDKLTQNNLHLHALFSAVEHGHLEKARTILESTDVDVNSINNDGLSALDLAVLSNNRSMTRMLLQHGAVEGSQFSVDTIGTKLNGLLKDAESRIHDLSGPEGLCPPVFASRPSISSIIIGNSSASVTGCTGSEVEKQIGIWERRVKGLRRLQLGWDQARPPDAPASVVVDVTGDNSISVQILEPFEGAIGTKFKVQWSTRADFNNVVGESELLEWISFHGTMGAQCHISGLTQGRRYFLRAACGNVKGWGTYRTSVPASVVPSTWRDLDNREDRFVGRHRILDNLFTAVRLARPADVSELTLDPASAQRRNPKKKTTIKQLFSVTTKFQKTLRRGIYFSCIIHCDDKVLVTSEDFPPVIEVDESYPSALHMDYYWLMKVACTWEDVKSLRSDMERNLTSAVHFRTKLLSAVCQMQSALGITDLGQLYYKPLRDAQGTVVLTCVQSVKSQKAVSILNSRWVPVSKLQKKLGALHEDYTINELLISSIGDQLHYQQAALQRLEPGLYLGYLKMQCSMDQIQVVVPVKTPNVLPHCKVRENSHITAEEWQVLHRCSSDPLRLPLDFSAQGGDAASGGTATTEVQRLFLYDLTNAMHKLFASMNIKIADATTHRLYDVEVIEHSPDISFLVVCPSAESSCAVPGQSELLLQRDDLASLSIQAFEMIHLRTYQPAIIQKYARLSCILELDTALATHSLREAFSSSELQAAKERLATLQELSASLTIVWKSVRWLMDVVAYARNKNAQPSLAMREILDFAQQRQDESVATSAGGSANKQLLQLPIRESKFSKTGQGRGSWPGPGTSEDQSQNKPEHSKSEQNLELSAITPVEPATNQVPTQQQQPQQQSQQQQLLQVSNISEYAGSICSEVSFRKNSGDSMSSTYTSRSFYSAVDSASDGNSTNSVFAIPPSRSDDTLADALRHSQAVAAQRKRTSSNIASHTNPLITVHSSSSAPYLAGSSVSLRSGNGAFATDLEHKPLKPATKAASSANLREGGPYLKSTLAELRAVGGEEPVASTSKASSMKSLSRQSSEEDSASCSSLNAEQTSGIIQVYTAYSTGLASGTSLKIHVTPKTTAREVINLVVKQLNMAVVLKGNNGPIYGPEMLENFCLVAVIGARERCLRDDFKPLQLQNPWKKGRLYVRKKHELLAAIEHSNRKSHLI